One genomic segment of Methanospirillum lacunae includes these proteins:
- a CDS encoding basic amino acid ABC transporter substrate-binding protein, with protein MKGVLISLACLGLILLLLTAGCTSSTQSGVQEKKVSSDNTSPGTKQVYRVGIDPVYPPFTMMSEKGEPTGFDVESLKWIAKDQGFEAEFQGIAWDGIIPALNANKIDMVYAGMTITDERKEKVDFSKPYWTVNQTVVTKQGSPITMDQVKSGKATIGTQRGCTAAIWVEDNLVNKSLMSADNLKQYDNTPLAVEDLVAGRTDAVIYDSTVINDIIEGKPVQKIGSIETNEQFGIAVRKSDAELLKKLNTGLDHLMASPDWKALVQKYKME; from the coding sequence ATGAAAGGTGTGTTGATATCTCTGGCATGTCTGGGTCTTATCCTCCTGCTTCTTACAGCAGGATGTACCTCTTCAACCCAGTCCGGGGTTCAGGAAAAGAAAGTATCCTCTGACAATACCTCTCCGGGAACAAAACAGGTCTACCGTGTTGGAATTGATCCGGTGTATCCTCCGTTTACGATGATGAGTGAAAAGGGTGAGCCAACCGGATTTGATGTTGAATCACTCAAATGGATCGCCAAAGATCAGGGATTTGAGGCTGAGTTTCAGGGAATTGCATGGGATGGAATCATTCCGGCCCTGAATGCAAACAAGATTGATATGGTCTATGCTGGTATGACCATTACTGATGAGCGGAAAGAGAAAGTAGATTTCAGCAAGCCATACTGGACCGTAAACCAGACGGTTGTTACCAAACAGGGATCACCGATCACTATGGACCAGGTAAAAAGTGGAAAAGCAACCATCGGTACCCAGAGGGGATGTACTGCAGCCATCTGGGTCGAGGATAACCTTGTGAATAAGAGCCTCATGTCTGCTGATAACCTGAAACAGTACGACAATACTCCCCTTGCAGTAGAAGACCTGGTAGCAGGAAGAACTGATGCGGTGATTTACGACAGCACGGTCATAAATGATATCATCGAAGGAAAACCTGTTCAGAAGATTGGCTCAATTGAGACAAATGAACAGTTTGGTATCGCAGTCCGCAAGTCTGATGCTGAACTGCTTAAGAAACTGAACACAGGTCTTGATCACCTCATGGCTTCTCCTGACTGGAAGGCCCTGGTTCAGAAGTACAAGATGGAATAA
- a CDS encoding basic amino acid ABC transporter substrate-binding protein has translation MDRRIISILVIFIVVGAVCFCGCTQSTNTADKSVKSADNASTDQKKTYIVGIDGEYPPYSFIDKNGTAQGFDVESIQWIGNKLGFNVKIQPIAWDGIIPALNAKKIDMVYSGMTITDERKQQVNFSKPYYKVNQSVAVHNDSTLTLDDFKAGKGKIGAQRGTTGAFWVEENLVNKSVIQADQLVTYDNFPLAATDLQNKRIDFAIYDRPPMLDAIADKPLHLVGEIDTGEEYGVAIRKDDTELLNTINKGLDLLHESPDWAALKKKYKME, from the coding sequence ATGGATAGGAGAATCATTTCAATCCTGGTTATTTTTATAGTAGTTGGTGCAGTCTGTTTTTGCGGATGTACTCAAAGTACCAATACCGCTGATAAATCTGTAAAAAGTGCAGATAATGCATCTACTGACCAGAAGAAGACATATATCGTGGGCATAGATGGAGAATACCCACCGTATAGTTTTATTGACAAAAACGGAACTGCCCAGGGATTTGATGTTGAGTCAATCCAGTGGATAGGAAACAAACTTGGATTTAATGTAAAGATCCAGCCTATCGCATGGGATGGAATCATTCCTGCCCTGAATGCCAAGAAGATCGACATGGTCTACTCCGGAATGACCATCACCGATGAGCGCAAGCAGCAGGTAAACTTCAGCAAGCCGTACTATAAAGTAAATCAGTCAGTTGCTGTTCACAATGACAGTACACTCACACTTGATGACTTTAAGGCAGGGAAAGGAAAAATCGGAGCACAGCGTGGAACTACCGGAGCATTCTGGGTAGAAGAGAACCTCGTTAATAAGAGTGTTATCCAGGCTGATCAGCTTGTCACTTATGACAACTTCCCACTGGCTGCAACCGATCTCCAGAATAAACGCATTGACTTTGCAATCTATGACCGTCCACCAATGCTGGATGCCATCGCTGACAAGCCACTGCACCTGGTTGGTGAGATTGATACCGGTGAAGAGTACGGAGTTGCTATCCGAAAAGATGACACCGAACTGCTGAACACCATAAACAAAGGATTAGACCTGCTCCATGAGTCTCCGGACTGGGCAGCACTAAAGAAGAAGTACAAGATGGAATAA